The Nitrospira sp. sequence AAGGTCTTGGCCACCGACGCAAAAGAAAAGTAAAACGTGACAAAGATGATCACGAGCGTCAGCGGCACGACGAACTTCAGTCGTTCCTTTACCCGCTGCATGAATTCATACTGGCCGGACCAAACGATCGTATAGCCCGCTGGCAGTTCGACTTTTGCTGCCACAACCCTTTTAAGGTCCTCCACGTATCCGCCGACATCACGCCCCGTCATGTCCAAGAACACATACCCTGAGAGCATGCCGTTTTCGTCACGGATCATCGGCGGCCCATTGACGAAACGTAGTGTCGCGAGTTGCGCTAGCGGCACTTGCGCGCCGGTCGGCGTATCCACCAGCACGCGCTTCAGCTTTTCAGGATCATCCCGCAATTCACGGAGATAACGGACGTTGATTGGATACCGCTCACGGCCCTCGATCGTCGTCGCGATGTTTTCGCCGCCGATGGCCGTTTCGATGATCTTGCCGACATCCATCAGCTTGAGCCCATAGCGTGCGATCTCCTCGCGATTGATATCGTAATCAAGGAAGTAGCCGCCTGACACTCGCTCTGCATACACGCTGCGCGTGCCTGGGACCTCTTTGAGCACCATTTCCAGATGTCCACCGATCTGTTCGATCTGTTTCAGATCGGGACCAAAGATCTTGATCCCGACCGGCGTCCGAATGCCAGTCGTCAACATGTCGATCCGGGCCTTAATCGGCATGGTCCAGGCGTTCGTCACACCAGGAATCTGGAGCGCTCGGTCCATTTCATCCACGAGTCCCTCATAGCTCAGACCTGGCCGCCACTGGTCTTTGGACTTTAGCTCAACCACGACTTCCATCATGCCAAAGGGCGCCGGGTCGGTGGAGGTTTCGGCTCGTCCAGACTTGCCGAAGACATGCTCCACCTCCGGAAAGGATCGCAGCTTTTGATCCATAATCTGCAGTAGCCGGCTGGCCTCCGTCACTGACAAGCCCGGCAAAGTCGTCGGCATATAGAGGATCGTGCCTTCGTACAGGGGCGGCATAAATTCGGAGCCCATCTGCTGGTAGAGCGGGACGATGCTGGCCATCAACACAATAGCTCCGATCACGACCGCTTTCCGATAGTACAAGGCCGTGCGCAGCACGGGCGCATAGAGCCGTTGGAGCCCGCGGGTGACAGGATGCTTCAGTTCCGGAAAGATCTTGCCTCGAATGAACGTCGGTAAGCAGGCCGGGACCAACGTGATGGCCAGGACCGCGCACATCACGATGGCCAGGTTGTTGGTCCAGGCCAGCGGCTTGAACATGCGGCCTTCTTGCGCTTCGAGCACGAAGACCGGGATGAACGAGATCGCGATGACGAGCACCGACGCAAAAATGGGCGGGCCGACTTCCTTGGCCGAATCGATCAGGACTTGGAGCCGATCGCCGACCTTCCCATCTCGTTCCCATTCCTCGAGGCGTTTGTGGGCGTTGTCCACCATCACGATAGCGGCATCGACCATGTCTCCGATCGCCACGATGATGCCGCCGAGCGACATGATGTTGATGCCGATGTTCATCAGATAGATGGGAATGAAAGAGATCAGGACGGCCAGCGGAAGCGTCAGGATCGGGACAATCGCAGAACGGACATGGAGCAAAAACGCCAGGATCAGTACCCCCGTGACCACCAATTCTTCGATCAGACTTTCCTTAGCCGTGGCGATAGATTCGTGAATCAAGTCGCTCCGGTCGTAGACCGTGACGACCTTCACGCCTTTCGGCATGGACGGCTCAATCTCTTTCAGCTTCGTCTTGACTCGTTCGATCACATTGAGCGCATTCTCGCCAAACCGCATAATCACAATGCCGCCTGCGACCTCGCCTTGCCCGTTGAACTCCGCCAGCCCTCGTCTCATGTCCGGCCCGAGCCGGACCGTGGCTACGTCGCGCAACAGAATTGGCGTCCCGTTCTCGTTGACTGCCACGGCGATCTTCTCTATGTCCTCAGCCCTCTTGATGTAGCCACGCCCGCGCACGACGTATTCGATCCCCGAAAACTCTACGACACGACCGCCCACGTCGTTGTTGCTCTGTCGAATCGTTTCGACAATAGAAGGAAGAGAAAGGCGATAGGCCAAGACCTTGGTCGGATCGAGATTTACTTGGTATTGCCGGACGAAACCGCCGATACTCGCCACTTCAGCCACGCCCTCCACGGCGCGCAGCCAATACCGGAGATACCAATCCTGGAAACTGCGCAGGGCGGCCAGATCATGCCGGCCAGTCTCATCGACGAGGGCGTACTGATAGACCCAGCCCACGCCCGTCGCGTCTGGGCCGAGCTGCGGCGTGACCCCTTCCGGCATCCGTCCAGAGAGTTGGCTCAACCGTTCGAGGATGCGCGACCTGGCCCAATAGATATCCGTGCCGTCTTTGAAGAGAATGTAGACATAGGAGTAGCCGAAGTCCGAGAAACCACGGACGACCGTCACGTTGGGAGCTGACAGGAGCGCTGTGACGATCGGATAGGTAATTTGGTCTTCGACCAGATCTGGCGAACGGCCCTGCCAGGTCGTATAGACGATGACTTGTGTATCGGAGATATCGGGCAGTGCGTCGATCGGCGTTTGCCACATGGCCCAGAGTCCGACCGCTGAGAATGCGAAGACCAGCAGGAAGACGATGAAGCGGTTTCTCGCGCTGAATTCGATGATCCATTCAACCACGGGCGTTCAATCCTTCATCTTCATGCCGGGCATGCCACCCATGCTCTCGACGACGGCCTTAAGACGGCTTTCGCTGTCAATTAAGAAGTTGGCTGAGGTGACAATGTGCTCACCTTCTTTCAGACCTGTCAGCACTTCAGACCATTCGCCGGTCTTGACTCCGGTTTTGATCAGGCGCGGCTCGAGTTTCCCGTCGCCCAGATGGAGAAAAACGACCTGCTTTTGTCCCGATTCGATGATGGCTTCTTGCGGAATCGCCAAACGAATGCCCAAATTCACCCGCAACTCCACGTTGGCATACATGTCCGGCTTGAGCGTGTCATCACGGTTGTCGAGTTCGAACCGCACCTTTGCCGTGCGGGTTTTCGGGTCCAAGGTGGGATAAATGAAGCTCACGTGGCCAGTCAGCGCCGTGCCAGGGTCGTAGGAGAGGGTGACGGCAGCATTCTGTCCCGCTTTGATGAACGACAGCTCGTATTCGTAAATGTCCGCCAAGATCCAGATATGGGAGAGATCCGCAATGGTATAGAGTTCTACTCCAGCATCCACATGCGCACCGGCGAGGGCGTCCTTCTTGATCACCGTTCCGGTGATGGGCGAATGGATCGGCAGGGTTTTCAGCACCTTCCCGGTCTTTTCGAGTTCTTGGATGTGATCATCCGTGATATCCCAGAGCTGAAAGCGGCGCTTGGTCGCTTCGAGCAAATCCTTGGAGCCTTGCGCCACTTCGGGAAACTCGCTGCCCCCCAATTGCTTCTGACTATGCACCGCGAGGAGATACTCCTCTTGAGTTGCGACCAGATCGGGACTATAGATCGTGAAGAGCGCCTGACCTTTCTTCACGTGATCCCCGAGCGCGCTGACGAACAGCTCTTCGATCCACCCGTGAAACTTGATCGTGACTTTGGCCTGCTTGCGCTCGTCAATGGCAACTCTGCCGACCGTGCGGATACTCTTCTCCAAGGGACGACGTACCACCTGCCCATACTTCACCCCGATTGTTTGCAGCCGTTCCGGTGCAATGGTCACGATGCCTGGCACACCTTCGGACTCGAGGGGAGTCTCCGGTCCAACCGCTTCCTCCACCGGGGCCGGTTTCCTCTGTTGCTCCTTTCCCATCCCCGGCATGTCCATCCCGGCCATCTCGTCCTGTCGGGAATCCGTCGGTGGAGGCACCACCGGCCTCGTCGTCAACCAGACAACTGCGGCAGCGGCTATGATTATGATGAGGACCGCTGCCATACCGATGACACGCTGACGAGTCATGATCACGGTTTTCTTTCCGACAACGGGCCGTCGAATGCCCCACCCGTTACAGCTTCGAGCCGAGCGAGCGCTTTCTCGTGGTTTACCATCTCGCCATGCAGCTCAAGCTGGCTTTCTTGCAACGTCAGGAGGCTATTCAGCAGCGTGAGGAAGTCTACTTTCCCCACCGCGTACCCTGCTTGCGCGGCCTGCAGGCCGAGCGTGGCCTGGGGAATGATGGCATCGCGTAAGATGGTGATCAGCCGCTCGGCCCGCTGGGCCTGCACAAATCCATCTTTCACCTGGAACAACAGATCCTGACGAGTCGCCGTAAAATCCTCACGCGCTCCCTCTAAGCTGGCTAGCGCTTCTCGGACCCCTTGTTTCTGTTTGGTTTCATAGAATAAGGGGATCTTGATGCCCACCATCACCTGGTAGCCGTTGTCATTGATCTTGTCGTTGCGGATGCCGAGAGCTGTGACATCGAAATCCGGATAGAACTGTCGCTTCGCAAGGGAGACAACCCGCTCAGAACGATCGATGCCTTTTGCCGTCGCGAGCAGCGCAGGTGAGAATTCGTTTGCCCGCCTGTTGAGTTCCTGAAGAGGGAGTGTCAGAAGGGTACTCTGTACGTCTTCCGGGGTGCCCAACGGACCATCTGGTGGACGATTCAAGAGCCGATTGATGGCTGCGTGAAGGCTCTCTTTCTGCTGGTCGAGGACGGCCAGCCGATCGAGGACGCGTGAAATTTCGACCTGGGCGCGAAACACGTCCTGCTGCGCGGCTTGCCCAACGCTGTATCGAGTCTTGGCTGTCTTCTCGAATTGCGTCAGCAGTCCCTTGTTTCTCCCCACGATGTCGATGCTCTTATGGACGAAGTGGAGATCGAAATAAGCCTGCTTCAGCGCTGCCACGAGCCGCAAACGGGCCGCAAGATACTCTTGTTCCATTCGCTCCGCCTCCTGTTGAGCGACTTCTCCTCTCAGCTTGAGCTTGCCCGGAAAGGGGATGTCCTGCCCGACTCCATACATCACCCCTTCAACTACGGGAGGCACCATCGGCATACGCTGATAGCCAATTTGAAGACGAGGATCGGGCAAGGTCTGAACTTGTGGTACGACCGCCTTCGCGGATTCCCATCGTTGGCGGGCCGCCTTAATCTCGGGATTTGCGGCTTCGAGTTCTCGAATAAGGCTGGAAAGCTCCAAGCGTGGTTCAGCCGATTCCTCGGCCGCGCCGACCGGCCAGGGGAGAAGCAGGAGCGTTAGCGTAATCAGCCACCCGGCCCGCACTCGAGGGAATGAAAGAGGGATACGAGTGTGTTTCATGACCCACCTCCGACGGTAAAAAGCATTACCGCCCGCTCAGCGTCAGCAGCTAAGCAGGGGACGACGAAACCGGAGGTGGACGATCAGATGCGAAGAACCGAGGAGGAGCTTATAGAGAGAGGAACAAGGGAATACGCCGTACTCCAAGACCACATCGTCTCAGTAGAGACATCGGTGGAGATTCCGGGATGATTGAGTAGAGACGGAACAGGATCAATCACCACCACGCTGTTTTTTATCTGACGCTCAGGAGACGCGGTCAGTGAGGGAGAGCACATGATGGCCCCGTCCATTGGACAGGCCATATCATTCATTTCTTCAGACACCTGTGGCAGGTCGTCAGCCAACGATAAATCCGGCACCGAACACATTATCCCGACGATCTGGCAGAAGGCAAAGACCAGAACCATGAACCGTATGGTAGCTTGGACACGCATTATAAAATAAAGCCGACCTCTCCCACGCTAGGGCAATTAGTATACGCTCATTCGAGCAGGTCCATCAAGTCCAGCAAACTCCCTACAGGAGCATCAACAATGCCAGCAAACCAATTCGAGGAGCCTCACGGAATAGGAATTATGATTCCAAGAGATTGCGACGATCTCCAGTCGATGATGTCGATTTCTTTCCATGCAAGTAGTGGGGCGTTTCCGGACAGCTGCGTAGTTTGTAACCGTGGCGAATTGCCTCACGTGAGAGGATCAAGCAGAGCCATCCAGTTAGCGAAGTGAAGGAACAAGAAAGAATGTTGCCTGACTTGATGATACCATCCATATGGGCATGTCGTTCTACCGAAGCTTCGGTGACCATCTCCCGCTGGTGCGCAAAAGACGGCGCGAACCGAGTCAAATTCAATTTTGTGGTGGGCATACGGGCGTGTTCTACACCAGAAATGGATTACCGCAGAAGGTCGGAATTCTGAGCTGCAGGTATAATGCGATACGAAAGAGCTTCCCATGACTACGCCAAAGAAGAAACAAACCGGTTTGTCTTCTAATGCCGAGTCAGTCATTCATCGACTAGCAGAGAATCAATCCCTTTTCGAGGCATTCCTGCGCCGTCGGGTGGAGGATGACTTCATCGTCCAGGACCTCCTCCAGCAGAGCTTGGTGAAAGCTATTCAGCAACAGCATTCGTTGAACAACGAAGAAAGCGTAGTGCCGTGGTTTTATCGAATACTTCGCAATACCGTGATCGATTACTATCGTTCAAAAGCATCCGAGAAAGCCAGACGAAACGATTTTCTGGAACAAGCCAAGGTCTTAGCCGACGACCATGTACCGTCGTTGGATGAGGTCAAATCGACGGTGTGTCGCTGCCTGGATGACGCCATATCGGTTCTTCGTCCAGGTTATTCCGAATTGATCCGACGGATTGATTTGGCGGGTGAAACCGTCTCTGTAGTCGCAAAAGATTTGCAGATCACGCCCAACAATGCAACGGTTCGCCTTCATCGCGCCCGTCAGGCTTTACGACAAAGTTTGGAGCTGTCATGCGGCGTATGCAGCACGCATGGTTGTATCAACTGCACGTGCAAAGAATCCTAGAACTTGCGCGATTTCATCCATGTGCCGGTCCCTTCCCGCGTGAACTGTAACATTCGGTGGCTCCTTCCGTCAGTAAAGGTGTACGAGGCGAATCAATCGACTCAGAACCCACAGATGATAAGGAGGTAGTAATGCAGATATTGGCAGTACAGATCGACGGTAGGACCAGCGGGCATTGCATTGTAAGAATTATCTAGGCAGTGAAGGGCTGCTATTCCACCTGAATCCTCTCCGATCGTTCCTCCATAATCTGAAGAGTGGTATGCTCAATTTTCCACCGGTCTCGTAGCAACGATTGAAGACGGCCCAACACTGCATCCCGATCCTCACCTACCGAGACCACCACGTGAGCGCTAAGGGCGTCCAAGCCGGTAGTAATGGTCCAAATGTGAAGATCATGAATTCCTATCACCCCAGGCACACCAGCCATGGCTTGTCCCACCTGTATAGCGTTCAGATGAGTCGGCACCCCTTCCATGAGGACATGCGCGGCTTGAGAAAGCAGTCCCCATGTGCGCCACACAATAAAGAGACTGATTCCAGCGCTCAGGAGAGGATCGATGAGCACCCATCCAGTCATCCAGATGATGCTCCCGCCGAGTATGACCCCGAACGAACTAATGGCATCACTGAGCATTTCGAGATAAGCACTGCGAACATTCAGACTTGATGCGGATTCGTGAGCAAGCAGTTTCATGCTAGCAACATTTACAGCGAGGCCGACAAGTCCGATGAACAACATCGGAATGCCAAATACATGGGCCGGCTCGAATACACGTCGGTACGCCTCGTAGAGAATCCAGACCGACAGCAACAACAGCACCACGGCATTAGTAACAGCGGCAAGTATCTCAGCACGGTGATACCCATAGCTTTTCTCCGGCGTGGATGGCCTTTCCGCCATCCACATGGCAAACGCACTGAGTCCAAGCGCTGCCACATCCGTCAGCATATGGCCTGCATCCGCCAACAACGCTAAACTTCCCGTGAACAAACCGCCGATCACCTCAATGACCATAAACGTTCCAGTCATCATTAGGACGATCAGCAGATTTTTTTGCTGTCCGGATCTGCGTTCTGAATGGCTATGCATGAGAGCCTCTTTCGTTTGAGCCGCTGGCTTTCTCCAGTCTTGCTTGTAGTAGGTTCTGCATCGTAATTGTGCCCCAGGAGTAGCAATCATACTGTCGAAGCACGATAAGCCTCTTCACAATCATGGTTTTGTCTACAGAGTAGATCGTCGGGCACCGACTAGAGAGTCCGTTTCCTGTCGTTCAACCATTCGGTGTTCCATCCACCGATAGAGCACCGGCAATACCAGGAGGGTTAAAGCGGTCGATGAGAACAGGCCCCCGATCACGACCGTGGCGAGCGGTCGCTGGATCTCGGAACCGGGCCCAGTCGCCAACAACAGCGGAATGAGCGCCATCATCGCGACAATCGCCGTCATCAATACGGGACGTAACCGCAAAACCATACCGGTCAGCACGGCCTCGTCTAGCGGCATGCCTTGTCCGCGCAGTTGGTTGATATAGGCGATTTTCACGACCCCATTGAGCACCGCGACACCGAACAAGGCAATAAATCCGACTGATGCCGGAACGGAGAGGTAGAGCCCGCCGAGCAACAGTCCCAGTAGCCCCCCGACCATCGCAAACGGAATCGCCAGGAGAATGAGCGCCGCTTGCCTGAGGTTGCCGAAGGTAAAAAAGAGCAGCAGAAAGATTAGTGCAATAACGAGAGGCACGACGATAGCCAGGCGAGCCATCGCCTGCTGTTGGTTTTCGAATTGGCCTCCCCAGACGACATAATAGCCTGACGGAAGCTTCACCAGCCGATCGACTGCTGCTTGCGCCTCTTCGACCGCGCCGACCAGGTCGCGACCGACGACATTGGCTTCGATCACAATTCGGCGGCTCGCGTGCTCACGGCTGATCTGTGCCGGGCCGTCCACAATTCGAATATCGGCCAAATCCCGAAGAGGAATGCGGGAGCCGTCCGGCGCGGTCACCCAGAGTGCGGCAATCGTCGACACATCGGCGCGCCGATCATCCGGAAATCGTACCCTGATCGGAAAACGCCATTGCCCTTCGAACATTTCCCCTGCGGCAAGGCCACCACCGACGGCTTCAATCACTTCTGTGATTTCAGCCACGTTGATTCCATGGCGCGCAATTTTGGCACGGTCGATGTCGAGCTTCAGATAATAGAGGCCCGATACCTGTTCAACCCGAAGATCGGACATTCCGCGCACATCCCGCAGCACCCGCGCCATCTCATCCGCCTTCGCCCGCAAGGTCTCAAGATCCTCGCCGAACAGTTTGACGGCGACCTGAGACCGGACCCCCGAAACCAATTCATCAACGCGCATGGCGATCGGCTGTGATAACCCGAACGCGATGCCGGGTACTTGCTCCATCCGGCTGCGAACCTGCTCCTCAATCTCTGGTTTAGACTTGGCTTCCCACTCGGATTTGGGCTTGAGCAAGACGTACATGTCACTGACTTCCATCCCCATCGGATCGGTGCCCAGTTCATTTGCTCCCGTACGGGAAATGACAGAGCGCACGTCCGGGATCTCAAGCAAGACTCGTTCGACCTCCCCGGAGATCTTCAGCGATTCGGTCAAGCTGATGCTGGGAAGCCGCATGATATTCACCACGATCGTGCCTTCATCCATGATGGGGACGAACTCCCGGCCTATGAACGGAATCAGTGCCGCCCCCCCGACGAGCACACCCGCCGCTATGAGGACGACCAGACCCGTGTGGTGGATGGCCTGCTCTAACAGCCGGCGATACCCTCGCCGCCAGCGCTCCAACAGGGGCCCGCTCTTCTCCGTGGCCCGAGGCTTCATCAGCACCGCAGCCAGCACGGGGATGACTGTCATCGAGAGCAGTAAGGAACTCAGGAGGGCGATCACCACCGTGAGGGCCAGCGGAACGAACATTTTGCCTTCCATGCCTTGAAGCGTCAGGAGGGGAACAAAGGTCAATGCAATGATCAATTCTCCGAAGAGGCTCGGTTTCCGTACTTCCAGCACAGCGCGTAAGACAACTGGCAATCGGTCCGTGATCGAGAGGGCACGGCCCTTGGTTTGCTCCGTCAAATGCCGCTCGACATTCTCAACCTGCACGATGGCCGCATCGACAATCATTCCAAGCGAAATGGCCAACCCGCCCAGAGACATCAGATTCGCCGACAGGCCGACCTGTTGCATGATCAGGAATGTGGCGAGGACGGCCAGTGGTAATGTCAGGGCGACAACAAGGGCGCCACGCAGATTTCGGAGAAACAAATACAGCACGAGAATGACGACCGCGACACCCTCCAGCAAGGCCCGTTCGACCGTATCGAGGGCGCGTGTCACCAATTCGATGCGATCCAGGAAAGGCACCATCTTCACATCGGCCGGCAAGACCCGATTGATCAGCTCGACCTTGTCTTTCACTGTGGAGACAATGTCCCGACTGTTGCCGCCTCGCAGCATGACGGCAATCCCTTCCAGCACCTCGCCCTTCCCGTCACGCGTCGTGCCCCCCAAACGGATGGCCATGCCTTGTCGAACCTGCGCGACGTCTCGAAGATAGATCGGTGTGCCCTTGTGCGCGGCGACCACGATCTGCTCCAAATCTTGTGCGGAGCGGGCCAGTCCTACACCATGGACGACCAACTTATCTCCGCCGTGCTCAATGTAACTGCCCCCGGCATTTTGGTTGTTGCCTGCGACGGCCGCATGGACCTGCCGCAACGTGAGGTCAAAGCTCGTCAATCGATTGGGATCGACGAGGACCTCATACTGTTTTGCAAAGCCCCCCAAGGTATCGACATCCGCGAGGCCTGGGACCGCGCGCAGCATCGGACGGATCACCCAGTCTTGCAGAGTCCGCAACTCCATGAGACTCTGTGTCGAGCCCTCGACGAGATACATGTAGACCTCGCTCAATCCAGTACTGACCGGTCCCAGTACCGGCTCGGCGCTTTGTGGGAGCCCGGATTGCGCCCGGAGTATCCGTTCCAAAACGAGTTGTCTTGCGAAATAGAGATCGATCCGATCCTCAAAGACCACCGTGATCACAGAAAGTCCGAATCGCGAAATAGACCGCATTTCCGTTTTGCCCGGCAGGTTCGTTAGTTCGATCTCCAATGGGAAAGTCACGAGGCGTTCGATTTCTGAGGGAGCGAGGGACGGTGCGCGGGTGATCACTTGGACCTGAACTGGCGTGACATCGGGAAAGGCATCGATCGGGAGATGGCGGAACGCCGCTATGCCGCTCACGATGAGCACGACCGTGGCGAGCAACACGATGAGCCGTTGTTCGAGCATGGTGTAAATCAGCCGTTCAATCATGAGCCGCCCTCCGATGGGAGCTGTTCGCGAAGGTACTCGGACTTGAGGGCATAACTGCCTTGGGTCACGACTTCATCTCCGACCACCACTCCAGTGAGAACCTGAATGTACTCGCTTGATCCCTGGCCAAGGGTCACATCATGGGCTTCGAATCGACGTGGTCCCTGCACCACAAAGGCGACGGTCCGGCTGCCGACCTGCTGCACCGCCGCACGTGGCAGGCTCAAGACGGATTGCTCCTCTGTAGACACCGCGACTTCGGCGAACATCTCCGGCCGTAATCGGCCCTCAGGGTTGGACACATCCGCTCGCACCATGACTGTCCGCGTAGCCGGATCGATGACCGCCCCCACGTAGTTGATAGCGCCTCGGAAAACCGCGTCCGGATAGGCCGACACCCGCACCTCAAGGGTGAGTCCGGTTTTCAGCTGACCGGCCTGTTGCTCCGGGAAGTCCGCGCGCACCCAGACAGTCGAGAGATCCGCCACGGTGAACAGGGTCTTATTGGGATCAACCACTTCGCCGATCGTCGCGTTCCGTTCGATCACTTCGCCGGTAAAGGGGGCGCGAAGGGAGACTTGCGCGACCTCCGCATGGGGCAAGGTCTTGTCGGTCAACCGCTGAATCTCCCGTTCCGTCATGCCGAGTAAATGCAGCTTTTCTTCCGCTTCAAGGAGAGCGGCCCGGGCGTTCTCATAGTCGGCCTCGCGCCGTTGGTATTCCCCTGCGCCGATCGCCCCGCGATCCAGCAACGCGGTAGCCCGGTCCAGCGCCTTTTCTGTGACCGTTAGCGTCGCCTTTCCTTTGCGATATTCCAATTGTGCTTCTCCAAAGGCAGGACTATCGAGCAGAAGCAGCCGGTTGCCTTCTTTGACTTGGTCTCCCAGGTTGGCATAGACGGCCACGATATGCCCGGGAACTCTCGCGCTGAGGTGCGCCAATCGATTCTCATTGGCCAAAACCTTTCCCCCTTGCGCCTTGAGGACGGTCCGAATGGGCCGGATCGCCACTCGATCCGTCTGAAGCTTTGTGACGGTCGGGCTCCCTTCCGGCAGTTCGAGGATGCCGGGCTCAGCAGATGCCGTAGCGTTCGGTGGAGGTGGCTTCGGCACCTCGTCTTGCTTGGACTCACAAGACATAAGCAAGGTGGCGACGAACAGGAACTGGACGATCCATACAAGAAGCGATGACGGAGGCATCACCACACGACTATTCATGGCAATCCTCCCACCGCCCGCTCCAGTCGGGCCAACGCGATGGAATGATCAGCTTGTGCTTGGGCATATTCGAGCAAGGTCTGGCGATAGACACGCTGTGCGTCAATGACTTCGAGCAGGCTGGTCGCTCCGTGGCGAAAACTGAACTGGGCGATGTCGAGGGCTTCTTGGGCTTGATGCAGAAGCCCTTGTTCAAAAACCTTCATCTGCGCTTGACCGGTCTGCATGTCCTGAAAATGCCGTACGATGGTCTGCTCTAATTCCTGCTGCATTCGATCTCGCTCCGCTTGCGCTTCTCGATGTGTTCCCATCGCCACCCCGATTTCGCCCTGTCGGCGATACCAAACGGGCAGTGCCACACTGAATCCCGCCGTGATGGATTCATCGCCGGCTTCTCGATGATATTGGCCGATCACTGAGACATTCGGGATGCGCGACGCGCGTTCGTGCTCGATCGTGTATGCGGCTTGCTCGACCACCTTTTGCTGTCGCCGCAGTGCAGGTTGTCGGTCGATCGCTTGATTCATCAATGTGTGGAGTTCCAAGTCGGCTCTCACTGTTTCAAACTCTCCTTGAACGGCAAATGATTCTCCCAAAGCTTTGCCTGTCACCGTGTTG is a genomic window containing:
- a CDS encoding efflux RND transporter periplasmic adaptor subunit, with translation MNSRVVMPPSSLLVWIVQFLFVATLLMSCESKQDEVPKPPPPNATASAEPGILELPEGSPTVTKLQTDRVAIRPIRTVLKAQGGKVLANENRLAHLSARVPGHIVAVYANLGDQVKEGNRLLLLDSPAFGEAQLEYRKGKATLTVTEKALDRATALLDRGAIGAGEYQRREADYENARAALLEAEEKLHLLGMTEREIQRLTDKTLPHAEVAQVSLRAPFTGEVIERNATIGEVVDPNKTLFTVADLSTVWVRADFPEQQAGQLKTGLTLEVRVSAYPDAVFRGAINYVGAVIDPATRTVMVRADVSNPEGRLRPEMFAEVAVSTEEQSVLSLPRAAVQQVGSRTVAFVVQGPRRFEAHDVTLGQGSSEYIQVLTGVVVGDEVVTQGSYALKSEYLREQLPSEGGS
- a CDS encoding efflux RND transporter permease subunit, which gives rise to MIERLIYTMLEQRLIVLLATVVLIVSGIAAFRHLPIDAFPDVTPVQVQVITRAPSLAPSEIERLVTFPLEIELTNLPGKTEMRSISRFGLSVITVVFEDRIDLYFARQLVLERILRAQSGLPQSAEPVLGPVSTGLSEVYMYLVEGSTQSLMELRTLQDWVIRPMLRAVPGLADVDTLGGFAKQYEVLVDPNRLTSFDLTLRQVHAAVAGNNQNAGGSYIEHGGDKLVVHGVGLARSAQDLEQIVVAAHKGTPIYLRDVAQVRQGMAIRLGGTTRDGKGEVLEGIAVMLRGGNSRDIVSTVKDKVELINRVLPADVKMVPFLDRIELVTRALDTVERALLEGVAVVILVLYLFLRNLRGALVVALTLPLAVLATFLIMQQVGLSANLMSLGGLAISLGMIVDAAIVQVENVERHLTEQTKGRALSITDRLPVVLRAVLEVRKPSLFGELIIALTFVPLLTLQGMEGKMFVPLALTVVIALLSSLLLSMTVIPVLAAVLMKPRATEKSGPLLERWRRGYRRLLEQAIHHTGLVVLIAAGVLVGGAALIPFIGREFVPIMDEGTIVVNIMRLPSISLTESLKISGEVERVLLEIPDVRSVISRTGANELGTDPMGMEVSDMYVLLKPKSEWEAKSKPEIEEQVRSRMEQVPGIAFGLSQPIAMRVDELVSGVRSQVAVKLFGEDLETLRAKADEMARVLRDVRGMSDLRVEQVSGLYYLKLDIDRAKIARHGINVAEITEVIEAVGGGLAAGEMFEGQWRFPIRVRFPDDRRADVSTIAALWVTAPDGSRIPLRDLADIRIVDGPAQISREHASRRIVIEANVVGRDLVGAVEEAQAAVDRLVKLPSGYYVVWGGQFENQQQAMARLAIVVPLVIALIFLLLFFTFGNLRQAALILLAIPFAMVGGLLGLLLGGLYLSVPASVGFIALFGVAVLNGVVKIAYINQLRGQGMPLDEAVLTGMVLRLRPVLMTAIVAMMALIPLLLATGPGSEIQRPLATVVIGGLFSSTALTLLVLPVLYRWMEHRMVERQETDSLVGARRSTL